The following coding sequences are from one Novosphingobium sp. Gsoil 351 window:
- the thiS gene encoding sulfur carrier protein ThiS: MTTSATTSLALTVNGELRRAPAGATVADLVRELGLDTAKVAVERNGEIAPRSTLGGVLLTDGDVLEIVHFVGGGDHPLALDDDTWTVAGQTFRSRLIVGTGKYKDFAQNAAAVAASGAEIVTVAVRRVNVSDPKAPMLTDFIDPRKVTYLPNTAGCFTADEAIRTLRLAREAGGWELVKLEVLGEARTLYPDMRETLKATEVLAHEGFKPMVYCVDDPIAAKQLEAAGAVAVMPLGAPIGSGLGIQNRVTIRLIVEGASVPVLVDAGVGTASDAAVAMELGCDGVLMNTAIAEAKDPIRMARAMKLAVEAGREAYRSGRMGTRKYADPSSPLAGLI; this comes from the coding sequence ATGACCACCAGCGCCACCACCTCGCTCGCCCTCACCGTCAACGGCGAACTGCGCCGCGCTCCGGCCGGTGCGACCGTCGCCGATCTCGTGCGCGAGCTGGGCCTCGATACGGCCAAGGTCGCGGTCGAGCGCAATGGCGAGATCGCTCCGCGCTCGACGCTGGGCGGCGTGCTGCTCACCGACGGCGATGTGCTGGAGATCGTCCACTTCGTCGGAGGCGGCGACCACCCGCTGGCGCTGGACGACGACACCTGGACCGTCGCCGGTCAGACTTTCCGCAGCCGGCTGATCGTGGGCACCGGCAAGTACAAGGACTTCGCCCAGAACGCCGCCGCGGTCGCCGCCAGCGGGGCGGAGATCGTCACCGTCGCGGTTCGCCGGGTCAACGTCAGCGACCCCAAGGCGCCGATGCTGACCGACTTCATCGACCCGCGCAAAGTCACCTACCTGCCCAACACCGCGGGCTGCTTCACCGCCGACGAGGCGATCCGCACGCTGCGCCTGGCGCGCGAGGCGGGCGGGTGGGAGTTGGTCAAGCTCGAGGTGCTCGGCGAGGCGCGCACGCTCTACCCCGACATGCGCGAGACGCTCAAAGCCACCGAGGTGCTGGCCCACGAGGGCTTCAAGCCGATGGTCTACTGCGTCGACGATCCGATCGCGGCCAAGCAACTGGAGGCGGCCGGGGCGGTCGCCGTGATGCCGCTGGGCGCGCCGATCGGCAGCGGGCTGGGCATCCAGAACCGGGTGACGATCCGCCTGATCGTCGAGGGCGCGAGCGTGCCGGTGCTGGTCGACGCCGGGGTCGGCACCGCCAGCGACGCCGCGGTGGCGATGGAGCTGGGCTGCGACGGCGTTTTGATGAACACCGCAATCGCCGAAGCCAAGGACCCGATCCGCATGGCCCGCGCGATGAAACTGGCGGTCGAAGCGGGCCGTGAGGCCTATCGTTCGGGACGGATGGGAACGCGGAAATACGCCGATCCCAGCAGCCCGCTGGCGGGGTTGATCTAG
- a CDS encoding MerC domain-containing protein translates to MAEAFKLMRDRFDRVGILLSGLCAVHCVATLVLVAVLGLGGGFLLNPALHRVGLALAIAVGGIALGLGIARHGRREPLLIGGAGLSLMSLALITGHGPAEAALTIAGVSLVAFAHWRNVRHLSA, encoded by the coding sequence ATGGCCGAGGCTTTCAAACTGATGCGCGATCGATTCGATCGCGTGGGAATCCTCCTCAGCGGGCTGTGCGCGGTGCATTGTGTGGCGACGCTGGTGCTAGTCGCGGTGCTGGGCCTTGGCGGCGGGTTCTTGCTCAACCCCGCGCTCCACCGCGTCGGGCTGGCGCTGGCGATCGCGGTCGGCGGGATCGCGCTGGGCCTGGGCATCGCGCGCCACGGCCGCCGCGAGCCGCTGCTGATCGGCGGCGCGGGGCTTTCGCTGATGAGCCTGGCGCTGATCACCGGCCACGGACCGGCCGAAGCCGCGCTGACAATCGCCGGGGTTTCGCTGGTCGCGTTCGCCCACTGGCGCAACGTTCGCCACCTCAGCGCCTGA
- a CDS encoding COX15/CtaA family protein: MAGNTRVAGDLRHSAGRPLALARWLFAVAALIAGIVVVGGITRLTESGLSIVEWKPVTGILPPLSHAQWQAEFAAYQRIPQYTEVNGPAGMTLAQYQSIYFWEWLHRLLGRAIGLAMALPFAWFAWRRAIPKGYAPRLFALLALIGLQGTFGWLMVRSGLSGRTLVAPHWLAIHLVTALATMAGMIWTALDLRGLARRQPAARLTGFSALTLAMLAIQLVYGALMAGWRAGYLASDWPAMQGRLVPDGIDWSRGVAAFVDDPFLIHFIHRWWAFAVVAVLVVMGRKLRAHGARLASIALHTAFGVQILLGIATVMSGMALWLAVLHQLTGAALVGATAWGAHALGARART, encoded by the coding sequence ATGGCTGGGAATACGCGAGTGGCGGGTGACTTGCGGCACAGTGCCGGGCGGCCGCTCGCGCTCGCCCGCTGGCTGTTCGCGGTCGCCGCGCTGATCGCCGGGATCGTGGTCGTGGGCGGCATCACCCGGCTGACCGAATCGGGCCTGTCGATCGTCGAATGGAAGCCGGTGACCGGCATCCTCCCACCATTGAGCCACGCCCAATGGCAGGCCGAATTCGCCGCATACCAACGCATTCCCCAGTATACTGAGGTCAACGGCCCCGCGGGGATGACGCTGGCGCAGTACCAGTCGATCTACTTCTGGGAATGGCTTCACCGCCTGCTCGGGCGCGCGATCGGGCTGGCGATGGCACTGCCATTCGCATGGTTCGCCTGGCGCCGCGCAATCCCGAAGGGTTATGCGCCGCGGCTGTTCGCGCTGCTCGCACTGATCGGGTTGCAGGGCACATTCGGGTGGCTGATGGTCCGTTCGGGGCTGTCGGGGCGGACGCTGGTGGCGCCGCACTGGCTGGCGATCCACCTCGTCACCGCGCTGGCGACGATGGCCGGGATGATCTGGACCGCGCTCGATCTGCGGGGCCTCGCGCGGCGCCAACCGGCGGCGAGGCTGACCGGGTTTTCGGCGCTGACCCTGGCGATGCTGGCGATCCAGCTTGTCTATGGCGCGCTGATGGCGGGCTGGCGGGCGGGTTACCTGGCAAGCGACTGGCCGGCGATGCAGGGGCGGCTGGTTCCCGACGGCATCGACTGGAGCCGCGGCGTGGCGGCATTCGTCGACGATCCCTTCCTGATCCACTTCATCCACCGCTGGTGGGCCTTTGCGGTGGTCGCGGTGCTGGTGGTGATGGGCCGCAAGCTGCGCGCGCATGGCGCACGGTTGGCTTCGATCGCGCTGCACACCGCCTTTGGCGTGCAGATCCTGCTCGGGATCGCCACGGTGATGAGCGGGATGGCGCTTTGGCTCGCGGTGCTCCACCAGCTGACCGGCGCGGCGCTGGTGGGCGCCACGGCATGGGGCGCGCACGCGTTGGGAGCGCGCGCGCGGACTTAG
- the rpsI gene encoding 30S ribosomal protein S9, with protein MADTPNTENTVSDLADLGALTGATSTAAPAVAADDHDVIVAAPPLPRGGPLAPLRDKEVDAQGRAYATGRRKDAVARVWLKPGTGKITVNGRDQEVYFARPTLRLVIDQPFQISDRAGQYDVIATVKGGGLSGQAGAVKHGISQALSKFEPQLRLAVKAAGFLTRDPRVVERKKYGRAKARKSFQFSKR; from the coding sequence ATGGCCGACACCCCGAACACTGAAAACACCGTTTCCGATCTCGCCGATCTGGGCGCTTTGACCGGCGCCACCAGCACCGCCGCACCGGCGGTCGCCGCCGACGACCACGACGTGATCGTCGCTGCTCCGCCGCTCCCGCGCGGTGGCCCGCTCGCGCCGCTGCGCGACAAGGAAGTCGACGCGCAGGGCCGCGCCTACGCCACCGGCCGCCGCAAGGATGCGGTCGCTCGCGTATGGCTCAAGCCCGGCACCGGCAAGATCACGGTCAACGGCCGCGATCAGGAAGTCTACTTCGCGCGGCCCACGCTGCGCCTGGTAATCGACCAGCCGTTCCAGATCTCCGACCGCGCCGGCCAGTACGATGTGATCGCTACGGTTAAGGGCGGCGGGCTTTCGGGTCAGGCCGGTGCGGTCAAGCATGGCATCAGCCAGGCGCTCAGCAAGTTCGAGCCGCAGCTGCGCCTCGCGGTCAAGGCCGCCGGGTTCCTGACCCGGGATCCCCGCGTGGTCGAGCGCAAGAAGTACGGCCGCGCCAAGGCACGCAAGAGCTTCCAGTTCAGCAAGCGCTGA
- a CDS encoding LysR substrate-binding domain-containing protein produces MARLPPLAAVRAFEAAARHGNFSRAAEELAMTQAGVSYQIKLLEERLGAKLFARSGRNRVLTPLGQRIAPRVSEAFAGLDAAFAMARSENEAVLTLTTSRTFAFNFLSARLGGFQLAHPDLAVRLDVSDQLHDLASGEIDIAIRGVRRQPEGVAVHFIARQVFTPMASPGFLATHPIASLADLAGAPRITPDDEWWDLLLGDGSAATGGVRFDSQSLIGQAAIAGHGVALLNPMMFTRDLAEGRLVAPLADVAYDDRAFWLCYAPHKRSLRKVRAFREWLLGEVRTAVGDDPHRVLVPA; encoded by the coding sequence ATGGCTCGCCTACCTCCGCTCGCCGCCGTTCGCGCCTTCGAGGCGGCGGCGCGGCACGGCAATTTCAGCCGGGCGGCGGAAGAGCTGGCGATGACCCAGGCTGGGGTCAGCTATCAGATCAAGCTGCTCGAGGAACGGCTCGGGGCCAAGCTGTTCGCGCGATCCGGTCGCAATCGGGTGCTGACCCCGCTGGGCCAGCGGATCGCTCCGCGCGTCAGCGAGGCGTTTGCCGGGCTCGACGCCGCGTTCGCGATGGCACGCAGCGAGAATGAGGCGGTATTGACGCTAACCACGTCGCGGACCTTTGCGTTCAATTTCCTTTCAGCCCGGCTCGGCGGCTTCCAGCTCGCCCATCCCGATCTGGCGGTGCGGCTCGACGTATCCGATCAGCTCCACGATCTTGCGAGCGGTGAGATCGACATCGCCATCCGCGGCGTCCGGCGTCAACCTGAAGGGGTCGCCGTACACTTCATCGCACGCCAGGTGTTCACGCCTATGGCCAGCCCCGGCTTCCTCGCCACGCACCCGATCGCTTCTCTCGCCGACCTCGCCGGTGCGCCGCGGATCACCCCCGACGACGAGTGGTGGGATCTACTGCTCGGCGATGGCAGCGCGGCGACAGGTGGGGTGCGTTTCGATTCGCAGTCGCTCATCGGCCAGGCGGCGATTGCGGGTCACGGCGTGGCGTTGCTCAACCCGATGATGTTCACCCGCGATCTCGCCGAGGGCCGCCTCGTCGCGCCGCTGGCCGACGTTGCCTACGACGACCGCGCTTTCTGGCTGTGCTATGCGCCGCACAAGCGAAGCTTGCGGAAAGTCCGCGCGTTTCGCGAGTGGCTGCTCGGCGAGGTTCGCACTGCGGTGGGCGACGATCCGCATCGGGTGCTCGTTCCCGCTTGA
- a CDS encoding UrcA family protein yields MTLAAATFSNPVAASGNNPSVTVGYGDLQLTGTAGRKALDRRIAHAIEHACGVEVQNRLLAEERAAKDCVRAKHAEVAPQRAAALASRGIAVEVAAANR; encoded by the coding sequence TTGACGCTCGCCGCCGCCACATTCTCGAACCCCGTCGCGGCTAGCGGCAACAATCCTTCCGTGACCGTCGGCTACGGCGATTTGCAGCTCACCGGAACCGCTGGCCGCAAGGCCCTGGATCGCCGCATCGCGCACGCGATCGAACACGCGTGCGGGGTCGAGGTGCAGAATCGGCTCCTTGCCGAAGAGCGCGCCGCCAAGGATTGCGTTCGCGCAAAGCACGCCGAAGTGGCGCCTCAACGCGCTGCGGCGCTGGCCTCTCGCGGCATCGCGGTGGAGGTTGCAGCGGCAAACCGCTGA
- a CDS encoding adenosine kinase, with the protein MTAPTFDVIAIGNAIVDVMAPAEDATIERLGLAKGGMTLVDTARAQELYDAMGPAKEISGGSAANTLAGLAALGAKCAFIGQVADDQLGEVFAHDVRAGGIAYATPMRAGDPPTGRCLIFVTPDGERTMNTFLGASQFLPPVALDETLIASAAVLYLEGYLWDPEEPRRAMRRAIDVARAAGRMVAFTASESFVIERHGDDFRDLIAEGMIDILFANEGELATLTGESDFEAGVAKVAANVPVLVATRGPHGAIAIAAGKRAEVAAEPIAKVVDTTGAGDLFAAGFLSGHVRGLPLADCLKRGAICAAEIISHYGARPEGDLKALVAARTG; encoded by the coding sequence ATGACCGCCCCCACCTTCGACGTCATCGCCATCGGCAACGCCATCGTCGATGTCATGGCCCCGGCCGAAGACGCGACGATCGAGCGGCTCGGCCTCGCCAAGGGGGGAATGACCCTGGTCGATACCGCGCGCGCGCAGGAACTTTACGACGCGATGGGCCCGGCCAAGGAAATCAGCGGAGGATCGGCGGCCAACACCCTGGCGGGGCTGGCCGCACTGGGGGCCAAATGTGCGTTCATCGGTCAGGTCGCCGACGACCAGCTCGGAGAAGTCTTCGCGCACGACGTCCGCGCCGGCGGGATCGCCTACGCCACGCCGATGCGCGCGGGAGATCCGCCGACCGGCCGGTGCCTGATCTTCGTGACCCCGGACGGGGAGCGGACGATGAACACGTTTCTGGGCGCGAGCCAGTTCCTGCCGCCGGTGGCGCTGGACGAGACGCTGATCGCCAGCGCCGCGGTCCTCTATCTTGAAGGCTACCTGTGGGACCCCGAGGAGCCCCGCCGGGCCATGCGCCGGGCGATCGACGTGGCGCGCGCCGCCGGACGCATGGTCGCTTTCACCGCCAGTGAAAGTTTCGTGATTGAGCGCCACGGCGACGATTTCCGTGATCTAATCGCAGAGGGGATGATCGACATCCTGTTCGCCAACGAGGGTGAATTGGCGACGCTGACCGGCGAGAGCGACTTCGAGGCGGGGGTCGCAAAAGTCGCCGCCAACGTGCCGGTCCTGGTCGCAACTCGCGGCCCCCACGGCGCAATCGCGATTGCCGCTGGCAAGCGCGCAGAAGTCGCCGCCGAGCCGATCGCCAAGGTGGTCGACACCACAGGCGCGGGCGACCTGTTCGCCGCTGGATTCCTGTCCGGCCACGTCCGCGGCCTCCCGCTAGCCGATTGCCTGAAACGCGGCGCGATTTGCGCGGCGGAAATCATCAGCCACTACGGCGCCAGGCCCGAGGGCGACCTAAAGGCGCTGGTCGCAGCTCGCACCGGCTGA